A region of Chloroflexaceae bacterium DNA encodes the following proteins:
- a CDS encoding chlorophyllide a reductase iron protein subunit X: protein MPANRKPAAPGAARMLAIYGKGGMGKSFFTTNLVSKLALLGYRVLQLGCDPKHDSCNALFGGVSLPTLGDVWRAFKEAGREEELQAQHVIFKTRIMGGAATVYGCEIGGPEVGRGCGGRGITFGFDLLEKLGLSRWALDYVVMDFLGDVVCGGFATPLSRSLAEEVIILCGNDRQSLYAANNIASAAKYFASMGGRTRLIGLVVNRDDGSGVAARFAERINLPVLASIPLDRTVRELADACKLALSEPRFDAIFDRLARQIVARATPPVEMDAVRPLEYREFLSVFGADEPDIVPEGACADELFGGQPAPSVPVIELELISRAVGDQPDLDPAARRVVNRLLKDLGMYVTEASRDPRKGLTLTVDGHTTICFGDERELDSKVAILAALQKSGEPFRYVDLRRPGSPVYR, encoded by the coding sequence ATGCCCGCGAATCGTAAGCCCGCCGCGCCTGGCGCCGCGCGCATGCTGGCGATCTATGGCAAAGGGGGCATGGGGAAGTCGTTCTTCACCACCAACCTGGTGAGCAAGCTCGCCCTGCTCGGCTATCGCGTGTTGCAACTGGGGTGCGATCCCAAGCACGATAGTTGTAATGCGCTGTTCGGCGGCGTGAGCCTGCCCACCCTGGGCGATGTGTGGCGCGCCTTCAAAGAAGCCGGACGGGAAGAAGAACTCCAGGCGCAGCATGTGATCTTTAAGACCCGGATCATGGGCGGGGCGGCCACCGTGTATGGCTGCGAAATCGGCGGCCCGGAGGTGGGGCGCGGCTGCGGCGGCCGTGGGATCACCTTCGGCTTCGATCTGCTTGAAAAGCTGGGCCTCAGCCGCTGGGCCCTCGACTATGTGGTCATGGATTTTCTCGGCGATGTGGTCTGCGGGGGCTTCGCCACGCCCCTCTCGCGCTCGCTGGCCGAGGAGGTGATCATCCTCTGCGGGAATGACCGCCAGAGCCTCTACGCGGCCAATAACATCGCCAGCGCCGCCAAGTACTTTGCCAGCATGGGCGGCCGCACGCGCCTGATTGGCCTGGTGGTCAACCGCGACGATGGCTCCGGTGTGGCCGCCCGCTTCGCCGAACGGATCAACCTGCCGGTGCTGGCCAGCATCCCCCTCGACCGCACCGTGCGCGAACTGGCCGACGCATGCAAGCTGGCCCTCAGCGAGCCGCGCTTCGACGCCATCTTCGACCGCCTGGCGCGCCAGATCGTCGCCCGCGCCACCCCGCCGGTGGAGATGGACGCTGTGCGCCCCCTTGAGTACCGTGAGTTCCTCAGCGTCTTCGGCGCCGATGAACCCGATATCGTTCCCGAAGGCGCCTGCGCCGACGAGTTGTTTGGCGGCCAGCCCGCTCCGAGCGTGCCCGTAATCGAACTGGAGTTGATCAGCCGCGCCGTGGGCGATCAACCCGACCTCGATCCGGCCGCCCGCCGGGTGGTTAACCGCCTGCTCAAGGATCTGGGCATGTATGTTACCGAGGCCAGCCGGGATCCCCGCAAGGGCCTGACCCTCACCGTTGATGGCCATACGACCATCTGCTTCGGTGATGAGCGCGAACTGGATAGTAAAGTGGCCATTCTGGCCGCTCTGCAGAAGTCTGGCGAGCCGTTTCGCTATGTTGACCTGCGACGGCCCGGCAGTCCGGTGTATCGGTAA
- a CDS encoding zinc-binding alcohol dehydrogenase — protein MPIKSRAVVIPRRNTVELRTVQVLEPRAGDVLIRTAYTSISAGTERMLLDGRMPHPALLFPVVPGYETVGKVVQVGARAPQSLLGQWVYVGGARCFRGVNPAWGGQSEYISAEAERVVPLGSIDPPTGVVLALAASALHGVNVASIHRTDRVLVLGQGIVGQLAARIARIRGAQFVAVADRVAVRLQVSQADQIIDVTRESLDEAIPEANINVLIEATGSMAALSGALPLLANHGRVLLLGYYDHVDFPYAPVFMREAQVLVAREWVFGPDGDLPRVRDMIASGELDVRGLLTHRVPLERIQAAYRLALEDPSCLKVVIEWPHDGNGVVKS, from the coding sequence ATGCCGATCAAGTCACGCGCCGTGGTGATCCCGCGCCGTAACACGGTTGAATTGCGCACCGTGCAGGTCCTGGAACCGCGGGCCGGCGATGTGTTGATCCGCACCGCCTATACCTCGATCAGCGCCGGCACGGAACGGATGCTCCTCGATGGACGCATGCCCCATCCGGCGTTGCTCTTCCCCGTGGTGCCGGGTTATGAGACGGTGGGAAAGGTGGTCCAGGTGGGGGCCAGGGCGCCGCAGTCCCTGCTTGGCCAGTGGGTGTACGTTGGCGGCGCCCGTTGCTTCCGTGGGGTGAATCCGGCCTGGGGCGGCCAGAGCGAATATATCAGCGCCGAGGCCGAACGTGTCGTTCCTCTTGGCTCGATTGATCCGCCCACCGGGGTGGTTCTGGCCCTGGCGGCTTCGGCGCTCCATGGCGTCAATGTAGCCTCGATCCATCGCACGGATCGCGTCCTCGTTCTGGGCCAGGGCATCGTCGGCCAGCTCGCCGCCCGCATCGCCAGGATCCGGGGGGCGCAGTTCGTGGCCGTCGCCGACCGCGTGGCCGTCCGGCTTCAGGTTTCGCAGGCCGATCAGATTATTGATGTGACCCGCGAATCGCTTGATGAGGCCATTCCCGAGGCCAATATCAATGTGCTGATCGAAGCCACCGGTTCCATGGCGGCTCTCTCCGGGGCGCTGCCCCTGCTGGCCAACCACGGCCGGGTGTTGCTGCTGGGCTACTATGACCACGTGGATTTTCCCTACGCTCCGGTCTTTATGCGTGAGGCTCAGGTGCTGGTGGCCCGCGAGTGGGTCTTCGGCCCCGATGGCGACCTGCCCCGCGTGCGCGATATGATCGCCTCGGGCGAGCTTGATGTGCGCGGCCTGCTGACCCACCGGGTGCCCCTCGAACGCATCCAGGCCGCCTATCGCCTGGCGCTGGAGGATCCGAGTTGCCTCAAGGTGGTGATTGAGTGGCCGCACGACGGCAATGGCGTCGTCAAGTCGTGA